One Brassica oleracea var. oleracea cultivar TO1000 chromosome C7, BOL, whole genome shotgun sequence genomic window carries:
- the LOC106306655 gene encoding ubiquitin thioesterase otubain-like has product MQNHNDAVKDDEAVKVGNCSVENVQSFQEEAAKFPYVGDKEPLSSLAAEYQAGSPILLEKIKEHILESQDGAEVDRIKLRRAVSDYIVMFFRFVTAGEIRTRAEFFEPFITGLSNSTVDQFCKISVEPMGEESDHIHITALSDALGVAIRVVYLDRSSCDSGGVTVNHHDFVPVGTNEKQEEASAPFITLLYRPGHYDILYPKPSCKVLNNVEKMIV; this is encoded by the exons ATGCAGAATCATAATGATGCAGTGAAGGATGATGAAGCGGTTAAAGTTGGGAATTGTTCTGTGGAAAATGTTCAATCTTTTCAAGAAGAAGCTGCTAAATTTCCTTATGTTGGTGATAAG GAACCTCTCTCTAGTTTAGCTGCAGAGTACCAAGCAGGGAGTCCCATTCTGCTCGAGAAGATCAAG GAGCATATTTTGGAATCACAAGATGGTGCTGAAGTTGATCGTATCAAG CTACGAAGAGCTGTCTCTGACTACA TTGTAATGTTCTTCAGGTTTGTTACTGCTGGTGAAATTCGAACTCGTGCAGAGTTTTTCGAACCTTTTATAACAGGACTATCAAACTCAACAGTGGATCAG TTCTGCAAGATATCGGTTGAACCGATGGGAGAAGAGAGTGACCATATCCACATAACGGCTTTGTCAGACGCGCTTGGTGTTGCAATTCGGGTTGTGTATCTTGACCGTAGCTCGTGTGATAGTGGAGGTGTCACTGTGAACCATCATGACTTTGTTCCTGTGGGCACTAATGAGAAACAAGAAGAAGCTTCTGCTCCTTTTATAACCTTGTTGTATCGTCCAGGCCATTACGATATCCTCTACCCCAAGCCATCTTGTAAG GTATTGAACAATGTGGAGAAAATGATCGTTTGA
- the LOC106306654 gene encoding uncharacterized protein LOC106306654 isoform X1 — protein sequence MEVEERNVSSGYAKPPWIFKGSALYQIHLVKASTARAFIPKEFRLVEAFGYKQASTGYTLGGFFLASYDDSPAGVFDELVMIAGIVWNPPTSCAWAARVLVNSNEACHHGRKEVGLPSQVARFSKKITAVPKRKRERAFGFLDTFGLGTTLSHPEDLMEVKVSEVDSAASANICNIQIRSNESETKLGKWMGPAIKMSLPSFSGNTKFNPNLLKYSCHIHCRLCFCYYLRVRPVSPAVVSKPLEDEADKNHTSQESLENERRLSVAVMLSKPIIALQFKDLTMQVEAPVVVHPSV from the exons ATGGAGGTTGAAGAAAGGAATGTTTCTTCTGGTTATGCTAAACCTCCATGGATATTCAAAGGAAG TGCGTTGTACCAGATTCATCTTGTGAAGGCTTCCACTGCTCGAGCATTCATCCCCAAGGAGTTTCGACTTGTTGAAGCTTTTGGGTATAAACAAGCTTCTACAGG GTACACTCTTGGAGGGTTTTTCCTGGCTAGCTACGATGATAGTCCCGCTGGTGTCTTCGATGAG CTTGTCATGATTGCAGGGATTGTATGGAACCCTCCTACATCATGCGC ATGGGCGGCGAGGGTGCTTGTGAACAGCAACGAGGCTTGTCATCACGGACGCAAG GAAGTAGGACTCCCAAGCCAAGTTGCAAGATTTTCTAAA AAAATCACTGCAGTTCCAAAGAGAAAAAGGGAAAGAGCTTTTGGTTTCTTAGACACATTTGGGTTGGGAACTACTCTGTCTCACCCTGAGGATTTGATGGAGGTTAAAGTTAGTGAAGTTGATAGTGCTGCTTCTGCAAATATCTGCAACATCCAAATTAGATCAAACG AATCAGAGACCAAACTAGGAAAATGGATGGGACCAGCAATCAAAATGTCGCTTCCGAGTTTTAG TGGCAATACAAAGTTCAACCCAAACCTGCTCAAATACTCTTGCCACATCCACTGCAGGTTATGCTTCTGCTACTACTTAAG GGTGAGGCCTGTGAGTCCTGCGGTAGTATCAAAGCCTTTGGAAGATGAGGCAGATAAGAATCACACATCACAAGAGTCGCTTGAAAATGAAAGGCGGTTAAGTGTAGCAGTGATGCTATCAAAACCAATCATAGCTCTTCAGTTTAAAGACTTAACAATGCAAGTAGAAGCTCCAGTTGTAGTTCACCCTTCAGTGTAA
- the LOC106306654 gene encoding uncharacterized protein LOC106306654 isoform X2 translates to MEVEERNVSSGYAKPPWIFKGSALYQIHLVKASTARAFIPKEFRLVEAFGYTLGGFFLASYDDSPAGVFDELVMIAGIVWNPPTSCAWAARVLVNSNEACHHGRKEVGLPSQVARFSKKITAVPKRKRERAFGFLDTFGLGTTLSHPEDLMEVKVSEVDSAASANICNIQIRSNESETKLGKWMGPAIKMSLPSFSGNTKFNPNLLKYSCHIHCRLCFCYYLRVRPVSPAVVSKPLEDEADKNHTSQESLENERRLSVAVMLSKPIIALQFKDLTMQVEAPVVVHPSV, encoded by the exons ATGGAGGTTGAAGAAAGGAATGTTTCTTCTGGTTATGCTAAACCTCCATGGATATTCAAAGGAAG TGCGTTGTACCAGATTCATCTTGTGAAGGCTTCCACTGCTCGAGCATTCATCCCCAAGGAGTTTCGACTTGTTGAAGCTTTTGG GTACACTCTTGGAGGGTTTTTCCTGGCTAGCTACGATGATAGTCCCGCTGGTGTCTTCGATGAG CTTGTCATGATTGCAGGGATTGTATGGAACCCTCCTACATCATGCGC ATGGGCGGCGAGGGTGCTTGTGAACAGCAACGAGGCTTGTCATCACGGACGCAAG GAAGTAGGACTCCCAAGCCAAGTTGCAAGATTTTCTAAA AAAATCACTGCAGTTCCAAAGAGAAAAAGGGAAAGAGCTTTTGGTTTCTTAGACACATTTGGGTTGGGAACTACTCTGTCTCACCCTGAGGATTTGATGGAGGTTAAAGTTAGTGAAGTTGATAGTGCTGCTTCTGCAAATATCTGCAACATCCAAATTAGATCAAACG AATCAGAGACCAAACTAGGAAAATGGATGGGACCAGCAATCAAAATGTCGCTTCCGAGTTTTAG TGGCAATACAAAGTTCAACCCAAACCTGCTCAAATACTCTTGCCACATCCACTGCAGGTTATGCTTCTGCTACTACTTAAG GGTGAGGCCTGTGAGTCCTGCGGTAGTATCAAAGCCTTTGGAAGATGAGGCAGATAAGAATCACACATCACAAGAGTCGCTTGAAAATGAAAGGCGGTTAAGTGTAGCAGTGATGCTATCAAAACCAATCATAGCTCTTCAGTTTAAAGACTTAACAATGCAAGTAGAAGCTCCAGTTGTAGTTCACCCTTCAGTGTAA
- the LOC106306654 gene encoding uncharacterized protein LOC106306654 isoform X3: MEVEERNVSSGYAKPPWIFKGSALYQIHLVKASTARAFIPKEFRLVEAFGYKQASTGYTLGGFFLASYDDSPAGVFDELVMIAGIVWNPPTSCAWAARVLVNSNEACHHGRKEVGLPSQVARFSKKITAVPKRKRERAFGFLDTFGLGTTLSHPEDLMEVKVSEVDSAASANICNIQIRSNESETKLGKWMGPAIKMSLPSFSGNTKFNPNLLKYSCHIHCRVRPVSPAVVSKPLEDEADKNHTSQESLENERRLSVAVMLSKPIIALQFKDLTMQVEAPVVVHPSV; the protein is encoded by the exons ATGGAGGTTGAAGAAAGGAATGTTTCTTCTGGTTATGCTAAACCTCCATGGATATTCAAAGGAAG TGCGTTGTACCAGATTCATCTTGTGAAGGCTTCCACTGCTCGAGCATTCATCCCCAAGGAGTTTCGACTTGTTGAAGCTTTTGGGTATAAACAAGCTTCTACAGG GTACACTCTTGGAGGGTTTTTCCTGGCTAGCTACGATGATAGTCCCGCTGGTGTCTTCGATGAG CTTGTCATGATTGCAGGGATTGTATGGAACCCTCCTACATCATGCGC ATGGGCGGCGAGGGTGCTTGTGAACAGCAACGAGGCTTGTCATCACGGACGCAAG GAAGTAGGACTCCCAAGCCAAGTTGCAAGATTTTCTAAA AAAATCACTGCAGTTCCAAAGAGAAAAAGGGAAAGAGCTTTTGGTTTCTTAGACACATTTGGGTTGGGAACTACTCTGTCTCACCCTGAGGATTTGATGGAGGTTAAAGTTAGTGAAGTTGATAGTGCTGCTTCTGCAAATATCTGCAACATCCAAATTAGATCAAACG AATCAGAGACCAAACTAGGAAAATGGATGGGACCAGCAATCAAAATGTCGCTTCCGAGTTTTAG TGGCAATACAAAGTTCAACCCAAACCTGCTCAAATACTCTTGCCACATCCACTGCAG GGTGAGGCCTGTGAGTCCTGCGGTAGTATCAAAGCCTTTGGAAGATGAGGCAGATAAGAATCACACATCACAAGAGTCGCTTGAAAATGAAAGGCGGTTAAGTGTAGCAGTGATGCTATCAAAACCAATCATAGCTCTTCAGTTTAAAGACTTAACAATGCAAGTAGAAGCTCCAGTTGTAGTTCACCCTTCAGTGTAA
- the LOC106306654 gene encoding uncharacterized protein LOC106306654 isoform X4, whose amino-acid sequence MEVEERNVSSGYAKPPWIFKGSALYQIHLVKASTARAFIPKEFRLVEAFGYTLGGFFLASYDDSPAGVFDELVMIAGIVWNPPTSCAWAARVLVNSNEACHHGRKEVGLPSQVARFSKKITAVPKRKRERAFGFLDTFGLGTTLSHPEDLMEVKVSEVDSAASANICNIQIRSNESETKLGKWMGPAIKMSLPSFSGNTKFNPNLLKYSCHIHCRVRPVSPAVVSKPLEDEADKNHTSQESLENERRLSVAVMLSKPIIALQFKDLTMQVEAPVVVHPSV is encoded by the exons ATGGAGGTTGAAGAAAGGAATGTTTCTTCTGGTTATGCTAAACCTCCATGGATATTCAAAGGAAG TGCGTTGTACCAGATTCATCTTGTGAAGGCTTCCACTGCTCGAGCATTCATCCCCAAGGAGTTTCGACTTGTTGAAGCTTTTGG GTACACTCTTGGAGGGTTTTTCCTGGCTAGCTACGATGATAGTCCCGCTGGTGTCTTCGATGAG CTTGTCATGATTGCAGGGATTGTATGGAACCCTCCTACATCATGCGC ATGGGCGGCGAGGGTGCTTGTGAACAGCAACGAGGCTTGTCATCACGGACGCAAG GAAGTAGGACTCCCAAGCCAAGTTGCAAGATTTTCTAAA AAAATCACTGCAGTTCCAAAGAGAAAAAGGGAAAGAGCTTTTGGTTTCTTAGACACATTTGGGTTGGGAACTACTCTGTCTCACCCTGAGGATTTGATGGAGGTTAAAGTTAGTGAAGTTGATAGTGCTGCTTCTGCAAATATCTGCAACATCCAAATTAGATCAAACG AATCAGAGACCAAACTAGGAAAATGGATGGGACCAGCAATCAAAATGTCGCTTCCGAGTTTTAG TGGCAATACAAAGTTCAACCCAAACCTGCTCAAATACTCTTGCCACATCCACTGCAG GGTGAGGCCTGTGAGTCCTGCGGTAGTATCAAAGCCTTTGGAAGATGAGGCAGATAAGAATCACACATCACAAGAGTCGCTTGAAAATGAAAGGCGGTTAAGTGTAGCAGTGATGCTATCAAAACCAATCATAGCTCTTCAGTTTAAAGACTTAACAATGCAAGTAGAAGCTCCAGTTGTAGTTCACCCTTCAGTGTAA